The Pseudomonas parafulva genome includes a window with the following:
- a CDS encoding PQQ-dependent catabolism-associated CXXCW motif protein: MPRALQRLPLRLLAAASLSLLLGHAQADTPPTFTPDGYRATLYRSPTPPQVEGGRVIDTAALQAMMRGHPAPVLIDVYRRQWLHERFIEDEPHANLPGSLWLPNTGDGVLSPDWQRYFEHHLRLATGGEPQYPVVFYCRADCWLSWNAVKRAAHLGYTNLYWYRDGLDAWQQANLPVQAAQPAPFP, translated from the coding sequence ATGCCACGTGCCCTCCAAAGGCTGCCCCTGCGTTTGCTGGCCGCCGCCTCGCTGAGCCTTCTGCTGGGCCATGCCCAGGCCGACACCCCACCGACGTTCACGCCAGATGGCTACCGCGCCACGCTGTACCGCAGCCCCACCCCACCGCAGGTCGAAGGTGGCAGGGTGATAGACACTGCCGCACTGCAGGCGATGATGCGGGGCCATCCGGCGCCTGTCCTGATTGACGTTTACCGCCGTCAGTGGCTGCATGAACGCTTCATCGAAGATGAACCCCATGCCAACCTGCCCGGTAGCCTGTGGCTGCCCAACACCGGGGACGGCGTGCTCAGCCCAGACTGGCAACGTTACTTCGAGCATCACCTGCGTCTGGCCACAGGGGGCGAGCCTCAGTACCCCGTCGTTTTCTACTGCCGGGCCGATTGCTGGTTGAGCTGGAACGCGGTAAAACGCGCAGCACACCTGGGCTACACCAACCTCTACTGGTACCGCGACGGGCTCGACGCCTGGCAACAGGCCAACCTGCCCGTGCAGGCGGCCCAGCCAGCACCGTTTCCCTGA
- a CDS encoding response regulator: MYKILIADDHPLFREAIHNVISDGFQGSEIMETADLDSALTLTKDHDDLDLILLDLNMPGMHGLNGLITLRNEAPTTPVVIVSAEQEKQIVLQAITYGAVGFITKSSPRAQMIEAIEQILNGNVYLPPDIIRAQKSSSRRLSDAPSFPPEMLQALTRKQLLVLERMTKGESNKQIAYALDIAETTVKAHVSAILRKLNVHNRVQAILSAGDIDFADYLRR; encoded by the coding sequence ATGTACAAAATCTTGATCGCCGACGATCACCCGCTGTTTCGCGAAGCGATCCACAACGTCATCAGCGACGGGTTCCAGGGCAGTGAAATCATGGAAACCGCTGACCTTGACAGCGCGCTGACCCTGACCAAGGACCATGACGACCTGGACCTGATCCTGCTCGACCTGAACATGCCGGGCATGCATGGCCTGAACGGGCTGATCACCTTGCGCAACGAGGCACCCACCACCCCGGTGGTAATCGTCTCTGCCGAGCAGGAAAAGCAGATCGTGCTGCAAGCCATCACCTATGGTGCGGTGGGCTTCATCACCAAGTCCTCGCCGCGCGCGCAGATGATCGAAGCGATCGAGCAGATCCTCAACGGCAATGTGTACCTGCCGCCGGATATCATCCGCGCGCAGAAAAGCAGTAGCCGCCGCTTGAGCGATGCCCCAAGTTTCCCGCCGGAAATGCTCCAGGCCCTGACCCGCAAGCAGTTGCTGGTGCTCGAGCGCATGACCAAGGGCGAATCGAACAAACAGATCGCCTATGCCTTGGACATCGCCGAAACCACGGTCAAGGCCCACGTCTCGGCCATCCTGCGCAAGCTGAACGTGCACAACCGAGTACAAGCCATCCTCAGCGCCGGCGACATCGACTTCGCTGACTACCTACGACGTTGA
- a CDS encoding ABC transporter ATP-binding protein: MNALHVTGVSFAYGQRAALRDVTFNLAPGHFTALLGPNGAGKSTLIALMTCLYDLQHGDIQVLGSSLRHQPRAALGQLGVVFQQSTLDLDLGVEQNLRYHAALHGLPRREAQRRVDAELARQGLGERRRDPVRELNAGHRRRVEIARALLHGPRLLLLDEASVGLDPASRQALNQHVRDLCRGDQRLSVLWTTHLLDEVQQADDLVILHQGRVVASGPAEAMMQPHGGDLGRTFAHHTRDMAGAPT, encoded by the coding sequence ATGAACGCACTGCACGTAACGGGGGTCAGTTTCGCCTACGGTCAGCGCGCAGCGCTCAGGGACGTGACCTTCAACCTGGCGCCGGGCCACTTTACCGCCTTGCTGGGGCCCAATGGCGCCGGCAAGTCGACCCTGATTGCCTTGATGACCTGCCTGTATGACTTGCAGCACGGCGATATCCAGGTATTGGGCAGTTCGCTGCGCCACCAGCCGCGGGCGGCCCTGGGCCAGTTGGGCGTCGTGTTTCAGCAGAGCACGCTGGACCTGGACCTTGGCGTGGAGCAGAACCTGCGCTATCACGCGGCGCTGCATGGCCTGCCCCGACGGGAAGCCCAGCGCCGCGTGGACGCCGAGCTGGCCCGCCAAGGGCTGGGGGAACGGCGTCGTGACCCTGTGCGTGAACTCAATGCCGGGCACAGGCGCCGCGTCGAAATTGCCCGGGCCTTGCTGCACGGGCCCCGCCTGTTGCTGCTCGACGAAGCCAGCGTTGGCCTGGACCCGGCCAGCCGGCAGGCGCTCAACCAGCACGTACGCGATTTGTGTCGTGGCGATCAGCGCTTGAGTGTGCTGTGGACCACCCACCTGCTCGATGAAGTGCAGCAGGCCGATGACTTGGTCATCCTGCACCAGGGTCGGGTGGTGGCAAGTGGGCCTGCCGAAGCCATGATGCAGCCCCACGGCGGCGACCTGGGCCGGACATTCGCCCATCACACGCGGGACATGGCCGGAGCACCCACCTGA
- a CDS encoding YVTN family beta-propeller repeat protein: protein MRRLPSSRSLLCASLLPAVLAVACEPTLAATAWVSNEKDNTLSLIDLQTLTVTDTLPVGQRPRGLLLSHDNKLLYICASDSDRVQVMDVASRTLVKELPSGKDPEQFALHPNDRWLYVSNEDDALVTVIDTVTDTVLAQVEVGIEPEGMAVSPDGKWAVNTSETTNMLHWIDTQTQTLADSTPVDQRPRFVEFSQDGKHLWASAEIGGTVTILDVASRQVLKTLNFAIKGVHPDKVQPVGVKLSADGKYAFVALGPANHVAVVDARTFEVLDYLLVGRRVWQLAFTPDQQQLLATNGVSGDVSVIDVASLKVLKSIKVGRYPWGVVVTP, encoded by the coding sequence ATGCGCCGCCTCCCCTCATCACGCAGCCTGCTGTGCGCCAGTTTGCTGCCGGCCGTGTTAGCCGTGGCCTGCGAGCCTACCCTGGCCGCCACCGCCTGGGTGTCCAACGAGAAGGACAACACCCTGAGCCTGATCGACCTGCAGACCTTGACGGTAACCGACACCCTGCCCGTCGGCCAACGCCCGCGCGGCCTGCTGCTGTCACACGACAACAAGCTGCTGTACATCTGCGCCAGCGATTCGGATCGGGTGCAGGTGATGGACGTGGCCAGCCGTACCCTCGTCAAGGAACTACCCTCAGGCAAAGACCCCGAGCAGTTCGCCCTGCATCCCAATGACCGTTGGCTGTACGTGTCCAACGAAGACGATGCCCTGGTCACGGTCATTGATACCGTGACCGACACGGTACTGGCCCAGGTGGAGGTGGGCATCGAGCCTGAGGGCATGGCCGTGAGCCCGGATGGCAAATGGGCGGTCAATACCAGCGAAACCACCAATATGCTGCACTGGATCGACACCCAGACCCAGACCCTGGCCGACAGCACGCCGGTGGACCAGCGCCCGCGTTTCGTGGAATTCAGCCAGGACGGCAAACACCTGTGGGCGTCGGCGGAAATTGGCGGGACCGTCACCATCCTGGACGTGGCTTCGCGCCAGGTGCTCAAGACCCTGAACTTCGCCATCAAGGGTGTGCACCCTGACAAAGTCCAGCCGGTGGGCGTCAAGCTCAGCGCCGATGGCAAGTACGCGTTCGTGGCGCTGGGCCCGGCCAATCATGTGGCGGTGGTCGATGCCAGGACATTCGAGGTGCTGGACTACCTGCTGGTGGGGCGTCGTGTCTGGCAGCTGGCCTTCACCCCTGACCAGCAGCAGCTGCTGGCCACCAATGGCGTGAGCGGCGACGTGTCGGTGATCGACGTGGCCAGCCTCAAGGTGCTCAAGTCGATCAAGGTCGGCCGCTACCCATGGGGTGTGGTGGTCACGCCATGA
- a CDS encoding ABC transporter permease — MNAYWYCFSGILMREALRFVRQRTRLLSALVRPLLWLVVFAAGFRAALGIAIIEPYDSYIPYEVYIVPGLACMILLFNGMQGSLSMVYDREMGSMRVLLTSPLPRTFLLCSKLMATSLISVLQVYIFLVIAWLYGIEPPVGGLGLALPAVLLVGFMLSALGLLLSNAIRQLENFAGVMNFVIFPLFFLSSALYPLWKMQEASQWLYWLCAVNPFTHAVELVRFALYERLNLLALAVCLALSVLFTLLAIVTFNPQHAALRKPR; from the coding sequence ATGAACGCCTACTGGTACTGCTTCAGCGGCATCCTCATGCGTGAAGCCCTGCGCTTCGTGCGCCAGCGCACGCGCCTGTTGAGCGCACTGGTGCGCCCTTTGCTGTGGCTGGTGGTATTCGCTGCCGGGTTTCGTGCGGCACTGGGCATCGCCATCATCGAGCCTTACGACAGCTACATTCCCTACGAGGTCTACATCGTGCCGGGGCTGGCCTGCATGATCCTGCTGTTCAATGGCATGCAGGGTTCGCTATCGATGGTCTACGACCGGGAGATGGGCAGCATGCGGGTGCTGCTGACCAGCCCGCTGCCCAGGACGTTCTTGTTGTGCAGCAAGCTTATGGCGACGTCGCTGATCTCCGTGTTGCAGGTGTACATCTTCCTCGTCATCGCCTGGCTGTACGGCATTGAGCCCCCGGTCGGCGGCCTGGGGCTGGCCCTGCCCGCAGTGCTGCTGGTGGGGTTCATGCTCAGTGCATTGGGACTGCTGCTGTCCAATGCCATCCGCCAGCTGGAGAATTTTGCCGGGGTGATGAATTTCGTGATCTTCCCTCTGTTCTTTCTGTCGTCGGCGCTTTATCCGCTGTGGAAAATGCAGGAGGCCAGCCAGTGGCTGTACTGGCTGTGCGCGGTCAACCCGTTCACCCATGCGGTCGAGCTGGTGCGCTTTGCGCTCTACGAGCGGCTGAACCTGCTGGCGCTGGCGGTATGCCTGGCGCTGAGCGTGCTGTTTACGCTGCTGGCCATCGTCACCTTCAACCCGCAGCACGCCGCCCTGCGCAAGCCACGGTGA